The window AATATTGCCGCGGCCAAATACTTCGTTGGTCAGCTGCAGGGCGGGAATGTCCGCCTCGGTATTCAAATTCTTGCCGAAGCGGTCGACCAGCGTCAGGCCGATGGTGCCGCCCTGGATGCCGGCAAGCTTCCCCATGTCGAACTTCGCGCCAAACCACAGCTGACCGGCGTTGGCCGCGGTGTTCCTGCTTCCACCGGTGACGTTGCCGACAGATTCGTTCCCCAGCGTCAGGCCCAGCTCGATACCGCGCTCCTTCAGCTTGGTCCGGCCGAGATCGCCAAACAGATACGGTCTCGTCCAGAAATCGTCGGTCGCCGCATACGGAACAGGCGCAGCTTTCGTCGAAAAATCGGCCGCATGCACCCCACCGCCCAGCAGCGAAGACAAAGCAATCCCTACACCGCACACACGTGCAGTGCTCACAAACCTGCGCAACATTTTGATCATCCTCCCGTCGTCTCAGGCTCTATTATTCTTGCCTCACGTTCCTGCCCAAAGCCCTCGAGCCTGGAACGCGCTCCTTCTCCAGCAAACACCACCGCAGCCGCCGACGAACGGCTTTGTATCAACTGGAGCCTGGATCCATCATCTCTGGTCACCCGTTCTCGCCGGCAGCGCATCCATCCCGCGCGGTGCTGCGCCCTGCTGTCCTTCGGGTGTCGATTTCGGCGCGGTGCGGGTGAGCCCGGCCAGCGCGAGCTTGCGCCGTCGTCGAGCCTGCAATTGCTGATCCGCCAACACGCCGATCAGAATCACGGTCCCCATCACCGCGAAGTTCAGGGAATTGGGAATGCCCAGGATATTCACGAGGTTCTGCAGCACCTGCAGCAGCGCAGTCCCCAGCACGATACCGAGGATGGAACCCTCGCCGCCGCGCAGGCTGCATCCGCCCAGCACGGCAGCCGCGATCGCGTAGAGCTCGTAGAAATTACCGAAGGAGCTTGGAGACACCGAGTTCGTGTAGAACACGAACAAGACCGTCGAAACTCCGGCGAGCCCGCCGCTGATGATATAGGCGGTTGCGATCACCATATTCGTGTTGATGCCGGAGAAGCGCGCCGCTTCCTCGTTCTTGCCGACGGCATAAAGCCAGCGCCCGTAGACCGAGCGGTGCAGCAGCACGCCGAGGATGAGCGCAAGGACGATCAGGAGGATGAAGGTGTTGGGGATGCCGGCCACATTGCCGGAGGCAATGTTGCCCAGGGTCCCGGCCTCGTCGCCATAGCCGAAGCCGCGTGTCGAGTCGGTCGTATAGTAGCGGGCGGCGCCGCGATAGATCAGCAGCCCGCACAGCGTCACGATGAAGGGCTGCATTTTCAGCCGGGTAATCAGGAGCCCCTGAATGGCCCCCAGCGCCAGTCCGCCCAGCAACACGGCCAGCAGCGCCAAGGGCCAGGGAATCTGATACGTCGTCAGAAGATCGACGAATACGACGCCGAGCAGCGCGAACATCGAGCCGAGCGAGAGGTCGATGCCGCCGGTGATGATCACGAGCCCTTCGCCGAGCGCAAACACGCCGAACAGGCCGATCAGATTGGCCATGTTCAGCAGGTTCACCAGCGACAGGAAGGCCGGATTGATCATGCCCGTGATGACGGAAATCACCACCAGCAGCAGGCCCAGGCCGAGTTCTTTCTTGATCATGGCGCAGCCGCTTCCACGGTTTCCGGTGCCCGGCCGATTGCAAGCTGCAACACGTTGTATTCGCTGAACTGCGGGCGCTCCAGCACGCCGCTGACGCTGCCTTCGTGCATCACTGCGACCCGATCGGAAACGCCTATGACCTCCTCCATGTCCGAAGAGATCATCACGATCGCGACGCCCTGGTCGGCGAGTTCGCGCATCAGCGCGTAGATCTCGCTCTTGGCACCGACATCGACGCCACGGGTCGGCTCATCGAAGAACATCACGCGCGGCCGCATGGAAAGCCACTTGCCCAGCACGACCTTTTGCTGGTTGCCGCCGGAGAGCGTCACCGCCTCCATATCGATGCTCGGCACCTTGATGGAGAGACGCCTCACCTGCTCTTTCGCGACCTTGCGCTCGGCCGCGCCGCTGACCAGCCACATCCGCGCATAATTCAGCAGGCTGGCCAGCGTCACGTTCTCGCGGATCGGCAGCTCCAGCACGAGCCCGGATTTCTTGCGGTCCTCCGGCATCAGATAGATGCCTTGCCTGATCGCGTCCCGCGGCGATGCGACATCGACCGGCGCGTTGTCGATCCTGATCTCGCCGCCCAGCAGCGGGTCGATGCCGAAAGCCGCGCGGGCAAGGGAGGTGCGACCGGCGCCCACCAGCCCTGCCAGTCCGAGGATCTCGCCATGCCGCACGGAAAGATCGATCCGCCGGTCGGGAAAGGCCGATGTCACGACGCCGACGATGTCGCAGCCGCCCGGCTGCGGCGGCTGCTTCGGCGGCGTATGCAGCGCTTTCAGGTCGCGGCCGATCATCAGCCGGATCATTGCGCCATGGCTCAGCCTGTCCCGCGCCAGCTCTCCCACCGTGCGCCCGTCGCGGAGCACCACGACGCGGTCGGCACAGGTCATGATCTCGCCGAGCCGGTGAGAGATATAGATCACCGAGATGCCGTGCGCCTTCAGATCGGCAATCACCTCCAGCAGCCGTTCAGTCTCCGAAATCGTCAGGCTGGAGGTCGGCTCGTCCATGATGATCACGCGGGCGTCGATCGAGAGCGCCTTGGCGATCTCCACCATCTGACGTTCGGCGATCGACAAATTGTCGACCAGCGTGTCGGGGGTGAAATCGGCGCCCAGCCGCTGCAACAGCGGCGTCACGCGGGCGCGCATCTCCGCGCTGTCCACCAGCTTCAGCGGGCCGCCGAAGAGCTTCTCGCGTCCGATGAACACGTTCGCGGCGACGTCGAGATTCTCGAACAGGTTCAGTTCCTGATGCACGAAGGCGATGCCGGCCTGCGTCGCCTCGCTGACCGTCATATTGGCATGATCCGTGCCGCCGATGCGGATCACGCCCGCGCTCGGCGCAACCACGCCGCCCAGCACGCGCATCAACGTCGATTTGCCGGCGCCGTTCTCGCCGATCAGGCCCAACACCTCGCCGCGGTACACGCGCAGGCTGACATCGTCGAGGGCCATGACCCCGGGATAGGCCTTGCTGATCCCGGCGAGTTCGAACAGGATTTCCGCCATTCATTTCCTCCCACTCGACGCCCGACGGGTCTGCCAGCCGGGCGTCGAAAGGTACTCAAAGTCACTTCTTCAGCAGCTCCTTCATATGAGCGGTGAACTCCGCGACGTTGGTCTTGCTGATCACCTGGGTCGGCACGATCAGCTTGCTGTCAGCCGGAATCCAGGACTTGTCGCCGTTCAACGTCTTGATGATGTTGGTGGCGGAGAGATACCCGAATTCGTACGGCTGCTGCACGACCGTGGATTCGATCGTGCCATCGGATATTCCCCGCAGCGTGCGCTGATCCTCATCGAAGCCGACGATCTTCACCTTGCCGGCCTTGCCAGCCGCCTTGACCGCGTCGTAGATCAGCGGTGTCTCGTAGCTCCAGAGGCCGGACAACAGTGCAATGTCGGGATATTTGACGAGCACGTTCTCCATATTCGCCTTGGCCTTGGCGAAGTCCACCTGATCGGTGAAGACGTCGACCAGCTCGACCTTAGTGCCGGCGATCGCGTCCTTGATCCCCTGCACCCGCTCGCGGGCGTTGTCGGCGTCCATCGTGCCGACGAACAGCGCGATCTTGCCGCCGTTCGGCAGCGCCTTCTTGATCTCCTCGCCTGCCTGCCGCCCCGCCGCGACGTTGTCCGTGCCGATATAGGCGAGACGCTTGCTCTGCGGCGCGTCGCTATCCGTCGTGATCAACACGGTCTTGGCCGCGACCTTGTTGAGCTCTTCGGTCGCATGCGGCGCATCGTCGACAGAGATGGAAATGCCCGCGACACCGCGCACCAGCAAATCGTCCAGTTCGCGCCGCTGGCCCGCCGCCGTCGCTTCGTTGGTGACGATCAACTGGATATCGTATTCCGGGTGCTCCTTCTGAGCCTTCTCGAGCCCGCGGCCTGCGATGGTCCAGAAGTCGGCCGCGGCATTGGTGACCAGCGCAATGGTCTTTTTCTGCTGGGCCTGCGCCATCCCAGTCGCCATCGCGAGCGCGGCGGTCGCGAGCAACGGCACTAGCAATGTCTTCATCGATCCGTTCATGTGCACCTCCCTTTGGCACCCCGGTAAGGGGCTCACGACGCTTTTGCGCCTCATTTTATTCACGCAGAGAAGAAATGTTGCGGAGCAAAACATCAAAATCAGGATGCGCCAGCTCCTTCTTCTAGCGGAAATAGTACATGAGGTATGGTAATAGTAAATATGGCTCGCAGACGACACCGACGGCTGTGCTTTTTCAATCACACCATCCGCTCTCCCGTGCATTAATTTCACGTACTTAATTAAAGAGACAACATGGTTGACCAAATTGAGCCGTCGAGACGCATTTCGAACACCGCCCGCGGCGCGAACCGCGGGCGCATCGTCGAAGTCCTGCGACGTCAAGGGCCGTTGCCGCGTGTGGAGCTCGCCCGGAGCACGGGATTGAGCTTCCCCGCCGTTTCGGGCCTGACATCGAGATTGATCGCAGAAGAGTTGCTGTGCGAGACCGAGACAGCGGCAACTTCATGGTCCGACGACACGGACGAAGACGATGCGGACGGGTTGAACGGCCGCCGCCGTGGCCGGCCAGCCGTGCTGTTGACCCTGAACCCGGCGTTCGGCCGCATCGTTGCGGTCTCGCTGCGCATGAATCTGATTGAGACACTGATCGGAGATTTCAGCGGCTCGGGCCTGGCACAATCGCGGCTCGAAATCGCGACGCGGGCTCTTGACGCGGGCGCGTTGTGCGAACTCGTGATGACGCAGATCGATGCAATGCTCGAGGCGACGGCCACACCGCGCCATCGCCTGTTGGGAATCGGGATTGCGCTGCAAGGTATCGTGAACGCGGACACTGGCCAGCTGCTGTGGAGTCCGGCGCTATCGGTCACCAATGTCGATCTGGTGAAGCCGGTGCGCGAGGCCTTCGGCGCCGAAGTCGTGATGGCGAATGACGCCGTCGCGGTTGCGCTGGCCCTCTCCGCTGCAGAGCCATCACTGGCGCAGGGCCTCTCGGCCACGATCATGGTCGGCCATGGCGTCGGCATGGGCGTCGTTGTCGACGGCGAAGCGCGCTGGGGCGCCGGCGCCGGCAGCGAAATTGGCCACATCAAATTGGGATCGAACGGGCCGCAGTGCCGCTGCGGCCAGCGCGGCTGCATCGAGGCCCATCTCGCCGACTATGCGCTCTATCGCGACGCCCGCACCTTTCTCGACTTGCCGGCGGCGGCGGCGCAACAGCCGTCCGAGGCGCAGATGGCCCTCCTGCGCGAGCGAGCACGGGGCGGCGATCCCCGTCTCGAGCACCTATTCCACCAGGCAGGTCGCGCGCTTGCCGAAGCGGTCGCGGCAACGATATCCCTGCTGCGCCCGCATCATGTGATCCTGGCCGGACCCGGCCTGCAGGCATTTGACATGATGCGGCGCGCCTATGAGGAGCGGCTCGAGCAGGCGGTGTTGCCGTGGCTGCTCAAGTCGACCGCAATCTATCTGCGTCCAAGCGAATCGGCGGCGATTGTCGAGGGCATGATGCGACGGTCGCTGTGGGTCGTGGACAGGAACCGCATGGAGGCGACCGAGTGAACATGGGAAGCTGCGGCCCTGTTCGAGCCGGAGTCCGGTGCACTCACCGCAATTCAAAGAACTCAACGTGGTTCCTGACTAAGCTTATCAAAACAAAAGGCCCAATCGCCAATGGCGACCGGGCCTTTTGTTTTTATCAGATCGAGACCCCGCTCAGATCGTCTCAGCGACCAGCGCCTCGCTGTCGACGAGCTCGGTGCCGATCAGGAAGTCGCGGCAGCCGCGCAAGCTGCGGAGCGCGCGGTTGAAGTCGAGGCCGGTCGAGACCAGCGCATGCAGCGTGGTCGGGTTGCGCACGATGCCGCGCAGCACGGCGGCGAGGTCGATCTGGCCGTTCGGCTTGATGGCGGCGCGGGCGAGCGCCGGCAGCGCGCGGTGGGCTGGATCGCTGATGACGCGGACCGCGGCGAACGGCAAGCCGGCCTCGGCGGCGTAGGCGGCCGCGATGTGGCTCTCCATGTCGACGGCGGAGGCCCCGGTCTCGGAATGCAGCGCTGCCTTCGAGGTGCTGCCGGTGACCACTTCCTCGGCGCCGGCGAGGCTGCCGCGCACGACGCGGCGGCGGCCGGAGGTCAGCTTGTCGATGAGGTCGTCACCGAGCGACAGGCCGGCGGCCCAGCGGGCGTCGCCCGCGAGCACCTCGGTCGCCACCACGACGTCGCCGGAGCGCAGCGTCGGGTCGAGCCCGCCGGCCACGCCGAACGAGATCACGCCACGAATCGTCTCGGGATCGAGCACCGTCAGCAGCGCCCGCAACTGGGTCGGGCTGCTCGACGAACAGATCACCGCCATTCCGGGCCCGGCCGCGATGCGGGCCTCCTGAACCAGACCGGTCACGATCAATATCGGTCGCGGGTCAACGGCCTGACCCGCGGTCACATAGTCCCCCGTCCCCAAAGTCACATCCCGACCCCTACCACCCTGCTGTTGGTGTTCCGCAAGTTCCGATACCGCGCCAACGCCCACAGCGGGAAGAACTTCGGGTAACCATGATAACGCAGATAGAATACACGCGGAAAGCCCGTGGCGGTGTAGCGGCTCTCGTCCCACAGTCCTTTTTCGCCTTGTGTGGCAATCAGGTACTCCACCCCGCGGGCGACGGCCGGGTGATCAACCTCGCCTGCCGCCATCAGGGCCAGCAAGGCCCATGCCGTTTGCGAGGCGGTCGAGGGGGCGGCTTCCCAGCCCTTGTAGTCCAGCCGGTAGCTGACGGCGTCTTCGCCCCAGCCGCCGTCCTCGTTCTGGATCGAGGCCAGCCAGCCGGCCGCCTTGCGCATCATCGGATCGGTGTGGGGAACTCCAGCCATATTCAGGGCTGAGAGCACCGACCAGGTTCCATAGATGAAGTTCATGCCCCAGCGGCCGTACCAGGACCCCTCCGGGTGCTGGGTCTTGCGCAGGTAGGCGACCCCGTCGGCCACGTGCTTGCTGGTTGTCCCGGTCTCGCCGAGCTGGGCCAGCATCGAGATGCAGCGCGCGGTGACGTCCTCGGTCGGCGGATCGAGCAGCGCGCCATGATCTGAGAACGGGATGTTGTTCAGGTAATATTCGAGGTTGTTGACGTCGAAGGCAGCCCAGCCGCCGTCATCGCTCTGCATCCCCTCGATCCACTCGCGGCCGCGGTCGATCGCGGCGTCGTAGCCGGTCGCACCGTATTCACGGCGCATGCGGTCCATCGACATCACCACCACAGCGGTGTCGTCGAGATCAGGGTAATAGGCATTGTTGTACTGGAACGCCCAGCCGCCCGGGCGCACGTCGGGCCGCTTCACCGCCCAGTCGCCCTTGACCTCGAGCTCCTGCTTGGGGATCAGCCAGTCGAGGCCCTGCTTCGCTGCGAGCACCGCCGTATCACCGCCGGCTTCCAGAAGTGCATGCGCCGTCAGCGTCGTATCCCACACCGGCGAGACGCAGGGCTGGCAATAGGCCTCGTCGTCCTTGATCACGAGCAGCTTGTCGATCCCCCGGCGCGTGGCCGCCCGCGGCGGATAGCTCTCGTCCTTGCCGAGTGCGTCGTACATCATGACGATGTTGGCCATGGGCGGATAGATCGCGCCCATGCCGTCCTCACCATTGAGCCGCTCTTCGGTGAAGGCGAGCGCCGCATCGATCGCGCGCTGGCGCAGGCGCTTCGGAAACATCGGCTCGACCACGCGCAAAATGCCGTCGAGCGCGCGGAACAGCACGAACCAGGCCATGCTCTGGTGCGGCGCCTTGGCGGTCATGCCGATCGAGCGCGGATCCTGGAGGAACAATTCGTCGACGCCGACGCCCTTCGGATTCTTCGCGCGTGGCTTCAACGCGGCGATGACCATCAGCGGCACCATGGTGGTGCGCGCCCAGTAGGAGATCTTGTTGAGATGAAACGGCGACCAGAACGGCAGCAGCACGATCTCGATCGGCAACACCGGCACCGCGCGCCAGGTCAAGACTCCGAACGTCGCGAGCAGGAAGCGGGTGAAGACGTTGCTGTTGATCGCGCCGCCGTGCGAATGGATCGCCTCGCGCGCGCGGACCATGTGCGGGGCATCCGTGGAATCGCCGATCATCTTCAGCGCGAAATACGCCTTTACGCTGGCGCTCATGTCGAACGCGCCGTCATGTACCAGCGGCCAGCCGCCATGGGCGCCCTGGAGG is drawn from Bradyrhizobium diazoefficiens and contains these coding sequences:
- a CDS encoding ABC transporter permease, which produces MIKKELGLGLLLVVISVITGMINPAFLSLVNLLNMANLIGLFGVFALGEGLVIITGGIDLSLGSMFALLGVVFVDLLTTYQIPWPLALLAVLLGGLALGAIQGLLITRLKMQPFIVTLCGLLIYRGAARYYTTDSTRGFGYGDEAGTLGNIASGNVAGIPNTFILLIVLALILGVLLHRSVYGRWLYAVGKNEEAARFSGINTNMVIATAYIISGGLAGVSTVLFVFYTNSVSPSSFGNFYELYAIAAAVLGGCSLRGGEGSILGIVLGTALLQVLQNLVNILGIPNSLNFAVMGTVILIGVLADQQLQARRRRKLALAGLTRTAPKSTPEGQQGAAPRGMDALPARTGDQR
- a CDS encoding sugar ABC transporter ATP-binding protein codes for the protein MAEILFELAGISKAYPGVMALDDVSLRVYRGEVLGLIGENGAGKSTLMRVLGGVVAPSAGVIRIGGTDHANMTVSEATQAGIAFVHQELNLFENLDVAANVFIGREKLFGGPLKLVDSAEMRARVTPLLQRLGADFTPDTLVDNLSIAERQMVEIAKALSIDARVIIMDEPTSSLTISETERLLEVIADLKAHGISVIYISHRLGEIMTCADRVVVLRDGRTVGELARDRLSHGAMIRLMIGRDLKALHTPPKQPPQPGGCDIVGVVTSAFPDRRIDLSVRHGEILGLAGLVGAGRTSLARAAFGIDPLLGGEIRIDNAPVDVASPRDAIRQGIYLMPEDRKKSGLVLELPIRENVTLASLLNYARMWLVSGAAERKVAKEQVRRLSIKVPSIDMEAVTLSGGNQQKVVLGKWLSMRPRVMFFDEPTRGVDVGAKSEIYALMRELADQGVAIVMISSDMEEVIGVSDRVAVMHEGSVSGVLERPQFSEYNVLQLAIGRAPETVEAAAP
- a CDS encoding sugar-binding protein, translated to MNGSMKTLLVPLLATAALAMATGMAQAQQKKTIALVTNAAADFWTIAGRGLEKAQKEHPEYDIQLIVTNEATAAGQRRELDDLLVRGVAGISISVDDAPHATEELNKVAAKTVLITTDSDAPQSKRLAYIGTDNVAAGRQAGEEIKKALPNGGKIALFVGTMDADNARERVQGIKDAIAGTKVELVDVFTDQVDFAKAKANMENVLVKYPDIALLSGLWSYETPLIYDAVKAAGKAGKVKIVGFDEDQRTLRGISDGTIESTVVQQPYEFGYLSATNIIKTLNGDKSWIPADSKLIVPTQVISKTNVAEFTAHMKELLKK
- a CDS encoding ROK family protein gives rise to the protein MVDQIEPSRRISNTARGANRGRIVEVLRRQGPLPRVELARSTGLSFPAVSGLTSRLIAEELLCETETAATSWSDDTDEDDADGLNGRRRGRPAVLLTLNPAFGRIVAVSLRMNLIETLIGDFSGSGLAQSRLEIATRALDAGALCELVMTQIDAMLEATATPRHRLLGIGIALQGIVNADTGQLLWSPALSVTNVDLVKPVREAFGAEVVMANDAVAVALALSAAEPSLAQGLSATIMVGHGVGMGVVVDGEARWGAGAGSEIGHIKLGSNGPQCRCGQRGCIEAHLADYALYRDARTFLDLPAAAAQQPSEAQMALLRERARGGDPRLEHLFHQAGRALAEAVAATISLLRPHHVILAGPGLQAFDMMRRAYEERLEQAVLPWLLKSTAIYLRPSESAAIVEGMMRRSLWVVDRNRMEATE
- a CDS encoding phosphorylase, which translates into the protein MTLGTGDYVTAGQAVDPRPILIVTGLVQEARIAAGPGMAVICSSSSPTQLRALLTVLDPETIRGVISFGVAGGLDPTLRSGDVVVATEVLAGDARWAAGLSLGDDLIDKLTSGRRRVVRGSLAGAEEVVTGSTSKAALHSETGASAVDMESHIAAAYAAEAGLPFAAVRVISDPAHRALPALARAAIKPNGQIDLAAVLRGIVRNPTTLHALVSTGLDFNRALRSLRGCRDFLIGTELVDSEALVAETI
- the shc gene encoding squalene--hopene cyclase; the protein is MDSVNATSREALESSTLESSIASATQGVLGFQQPDGHWVFELEADCTIPAEYILLRHYLAEPVDTVLEAKIGNYLRRLQGAHGGWPLVHDGAFDMSASVKAYFALKMIGDSTDAPHMVRAREAIHSHGGAINSNVFTRFLLATFGVLTWRAVPVLPIEIVLLPFWSPFHLNKISYWARTTMVPLMVIAALKPRAKNPKGVGVDELFLQDPRSIGMTAKAPHQSMAWFVLFRALDGILRVVEPMFPKRLRQRAIDAALAFTEERLNGEDGMGAIYPPMANIVMMYDALGKDESYPPRAATRRGIDKLLVIKDDEAYCQPCVSPVWDTTLTAHALLEAGGDTAVLAAKQGLDWLIPKQELEVKGDWAVKRPDVRPGGWAFQYNNAYYPDLDDTAVVVMSMDRMRREYGATGYDAAIDRGREWIEGMQSDDGGWAAFDVNNLEYYLNNIPFSDHGALLDPPTEDVTARCISMLAQLGETGTTSKHVADGVAYLRKTQHPEGSWYGRWGMNFIYGTWSVLSALNMAGVPHTDPMMRKAAGWLASIQNEDGGWGEDAVSYRLDYKGWEAAPSTASQTAWALLALMAAGEVDHPAVARGVEYLIATQGEKGLWDESRYTATGFPRVFYLRYHGYPKFFPLWALARYRNLRNTNSRVVGVGM